A single Symbiobacterium thermophilum IAM 14863 DNA region contains:
- the speE gene encoding polyamine aminopropyltransferase, whose product MELFLTENQTEDMRLSVRATRVLHHEKTPYQELLVVETPQWGRLMALDGFFQTCDRDEFVYHEMGAHVPLCTHPNPRRVLIIGGGDGGMAREAARHPEVERVDLVEIDERVVECCKQYFPQIAVALSGNPKVHVHIADGIQWVQEHEAEYDVVIIDSSEPIGPGEGLFTANFYARVFRCLKDDGILVAQTESPWVNAPVIQRAYRGIRQSFPITRLYTCAVPTYPTGLWSFTLGSKKYDPLQAEPEKRVGTLGELRYYTPEVHRAAFQLPVFVQRILAEAEAEEEQP is encoded by the coding sequence GTGGAACTGTTCCTGACCGAGAATCAGACGGAGGATATGCGGCTCTCCGTCCGCGCCACCAGGGTCCTGCATCATGAGAAGACTCCGTATCAGGAACTGCTCGTCGTGGAGACGCCACAGTGGGGGCGCCTGATGGCCCTGGATGGCTTCTTCCAGACCTGCGACCGTGACGAGTTCGTCTACCACGAGATGGGCGCTCACGTACCGCTCTGCACCCATCCGAATCCCCGGCGGGTGCTCATCATCGGGGGCGGGGACGGCGGCATGGCCCGGGAGGCCGCGCGTCACCCGGAGGTGGAGCGGGTCGACCTGGTGGAGATCGATGAGCGCGTCGTCGAGTGCTGCAAGCAGTACTTCCCGCAGATCGCGGTGGCGCTCTCGGGAAACCCGAAGGTGCACGTCCACATCGCCGACGGCATCCAGTGGGTGCAGGAGCACGAGGCGGAGTACGACGTGGTCATCATCGACTCCTCCGAGCCCATTGGCCCGGGCGAGGGGCTGTTCACGGCCAACTTCTACGCACGGGTTTTCCGTTGCCTGAAGGACGACGGCATTCTGGTGGCCCAGACCGAGTCGCCGTGGGTGAACGCCCCGGTGATCCAGCGGGCGTACCGGGGCATCCGGCAGTCGTTCCCCATCACCCGGCTCTACACCTGCGCGGTGCCCACCTACCCGACGGGGCTATGGTCGTTCACCCTGGGGTCCAAGAAGTACGATCCGCTGCAGGCCGAGCCCGAGAAGAGGGTCGGCACGCTGGGCGAGCTGAGGTACTACACGCCGGAGGTACACCGGGCCGCGTTCCAGCTGCCGGTGTTCGTGCAGCGGATTCTGGCCGAGGCTGAGGCGGAGGAGGAGCAGCCGTGA